A single genomic interval of Labrus bergylta chromosome 18, fLabBer1.1, whole genome shotgun sequence harbors:
- the hmgcl gene encoding hydroxymethylglutaryl-CoA lyase, mitochondrial, translating into MAAVMRLVNRGTLSSTMGQQFLAFSSAAKAGARAGQALPEKVKIVEVGPRDGLQNEKTIVPTETKIHLIDMLSASGLTVIEATSFVSPKWVPQMADQVEVMKGICKRPGVSYPVLTPNLKGFQSAVKAGASEVAIFGAASELFSKKNINCSVDESLQRFEEVMKAAKEAGVPVRGYVSCVLGCPYEGNVAPEKVAHVAKRLYSMGCYEISLGDTIGVGTPGSMTEMLQAVSREVPLNALAVHCHDTYGQALANILVALQMGISVVDSSVAGLGGCPYAQGASGNVATEDVVYMLHGLGIQTGVDLSRLMDAGAFICRTLNRKTNSKVSQATCKL; encoded by the exons ATGGCGGCCGTCATGAGGCTAGTCAACAGAGGCACTTTAAGTTCAACAATGGGTCAACAGTTTTTGGCGTTTAGTTCCGCAGCAAAG gCAGGCGCAAGAGCAGGCCAAGCTCTTCCTGAAAAGGTGAAGATAGTGGAGGTGGGACCTCGAGATGGTCTACAGAATGAAAAG ACCATCGTGCCAACggagacaaaaatacatttgattgacATGTTGTCAGCATCAGGGCTTACAGTCATTGAGGCTACCAGCTTTGTTTCTCCAAAGTGGGTTCCGCAG ATGGCTGACCAGGTGGAGGTGATGAAGGGGATCTGTAAGAGACCTGGCGTGTCTTACCCGGTCTTAACCCCAAACCTCAAAGGTTTCCAGTCTGCA GTGAAGGCTGGTGCTTCGGAGGTTGCCATATTTGGTGCTGCATCTGAGCTGTTCAGTAAGAAGAACATAAACTGCTCAGTGGATGAGAGTTTACAGCGCTTTGAAGAGGTTATGAAAGCAGCTAAAGAGGCTGGTGTGCCAGTAAGAGG TTATGTTTCATGTGTGCTTGGATGTCCATATGAAGGCAATGTGGCACCTGAAAAAGTTGCACAT GTAGCTAAGCGTCTGTACTCCATGGGCTGCTATGAGATCTCCCTTGGTGACACTATTGGGGTGGGAACTCCAGGAAGCATGACTGAAATGTTGCAAGCAGTGAGCAGAGAGGTCCCACTTAATGCTCTGGCAGTGCACTGCCACGATACCTACGGTCAGGCCTTGGCTAACATCCTTGTAGCATTACAG atGGGAATCAGTGTGGTGGACTCTTCAGTAGCTGGATTGGGCGGCTGTCCTTATGCCCAGGGGGCTTCTGGGAATGTAGCCACTGAAGATGTAGTCTATATGCTGCATGGACTTGGGATTCAAACA GGGGTTGACCTCTCAAGGCTGATGGATGCTGGAGCTTTCATCTGTCGAACCCTCAACAGAAAGACCAACTCCAAAGTCTCACAGGCCACTTGTAAACTGTAA
- the zbtb8a gene encoding zinc finger and BTB domain-containing protein 8A isoform X2 produces the protein MDVVADLGASRLYRAPGESSHQQPQRWFNTADITVAHQNNLLKQLNQQRRQELFCDCNVLVEGQLFRAHRNVLFASSGYFRMLLSQGPDGLSDSVNATFDVFSPETFTVILDFIYSGQLDLSSHNVIEVMSAASYLQMNNVISYCKNFIKSSLDISVKDEDSERCHSLSETCSFTSGTGEETSEQQQQGPCSVSPPPALWTRDNSRSQSGFMGKESDQETIAQSLNTNPNSPTDDINAEADDLQDPQDPLYTLPVTERRRGKGGTKRRTPYSTRSNQHEDLAIEEARSQKAEKAEELYATLPSIVGVIGHFNKDSNPIMRFKCPFCTHTVKRKADLKRHLRCHTGERPYPCQACNKRFTRLEHLRSHFETIHQARKLVCRKCKCQVTEETGHVVCEGTRRYRMCATCIQEVGCDEIPMDSLEGTNDEPALLLGVDGEEEGDTKGSWMVTDDDDLAEDSGADLIIQQVDDSDEDLQ, from the exons atggatgtggTGGCGGACTTGGGGGCGAGTAGACTTTATCGGGCGCCGGGTGAATCGAGTCACCA GCAACCTCAGAGATGGTTCAACACTGCTGACATCACCGTGGctcaccaaaacaacttgcTCAAGCAACTTAACCAGCAGCGACGCCAAGAGCTTTTCTGTGACTGCAATGTGCTGGTGGAGGGCCAGCTCTTCAGGGCCCACCGCAATGTCTTGTTTGCCAGCAGCGGCTACTTCCGCATGCTGCTGTCCCAGGGGCCGGATGGGCTGTCCGACTCTGTCAACGCTACCTTTGATGTCTTCAGCCCTGAGACTTTCACCGTCATCCTTGATTTCATCTACTCTGGGCAGCTTGACCTCTCCAGTCACAATGTGATTGAGGTGATGTCTGCAGCCAGCTATTTGCAGATGAACAATGTCATCAGCTATTGCAAGAACTTCATAAAATCTTCCTTGGACATCAGTGTAAAAGATGAAGACAGTGAACGATGCCACAGCTTGTCTGAGACCTGCAGTTTCACCAGTGGAACAGGAGAAGAGAcctcagagcagcagcagcagggcccCTGCTCTGTCAGCCCACCACCAGCTCTTTGGACCCGGGACAACTCTAGATCCCAATCTGGCTTCATGGGGAAGGAGTCAGACCAAGAGACAATTGCCCAATCCCTAAATACGAACCCAAATAGCCCTACTGATGACATTAATGCAGAAGCAGATGACCTGCAGGACCCTCAGGATCCTCTCTACACTTTGCCAGTCACAGAGCGGCGGCGAGGTAAAGGGGGAACCAAGAGGAGAACACCCTACAGCACCCGCTCAAACCAGCATGAAGACTTGGCCATTGAGGAGGCAAGGTCACAGAAAGCTGAAAAAGCGGAGGAGCTATATGCTACTTTACCGTCTATCGTGGGAGTTATTGGACATTTTAATAAAG ACTCCAACCCCATTATGCGCTTCAAGTGCCCCTTCTGCACACACACCGTGAAGAGGAAGGCAGATCTGAAGCGTCATTTGCGCTGTCACACTGGGGAGAGGCCATACCCCTGTCAGGCCTGCAATAAACGCTTTACTCGCCTGGAGCATCTTCGTAGCCATTTTGAAACA ATCCATCAAGCCAGGAAGCTGGTGTGCAGGAAGTGTAAATGTCAAGTGACAGAGGAGACCGGTCATGTGGTGTGTGAGGGCACACGACGCTATCGCATGTGCGCCACATGCATCCAGGAAGTGGGTTGTGACGAGATACCCATGGACAGTCTAGAGGGGACAAATGATGAGCCGGCCCTGTTACTGGGGGTggacggggaggaggagggggacaccAAGGGCAGCTGGATGGTAACAGATGATGATGACCTGGCTGAAGACTCGGGGGCTGACCTCATCATCCAACAAGTTGACGACAGTGATGAAGATCTGCAATGA
- the zbtb8a gene encoding zinc finger and BTB domain-containing protein 8A isoform X3 produces MLSCCRQPQRWFNTADITVAHQNNLLKQLNQQRRQELFCDCNVLVEGQLFRAHRNVLFASSGYFRMLLSQGPDGLSDSVNATFDVFSPETFTVILDFIYSGQLDLSSHNVIEVMSAASYLQMNNVISYCKNFIKSSLDISVKDEDSERCHSLSETCSFTSGTGEETSEQQQQGPCSVSPPPALWTRDNSRSQSGFMGKESDQETIAQSLNTNPNSPTDDINAEADDLQDPQDPLYTLPVTERRRGKGGTKRRTPYSTRSNQHEDLAIEEARSQKAEKAEELYATLPSIVGVIGHFNKDSNPIMRFKCPFCTHTVKRKADLKRHLRCHTGERPYPCQACNKRFTRLEHLRSHFETIHQARKLVCRKCKCQVTEETGHVVCEGTRRYRMCATCIQEVGCDEIPMDSLEGTNDEPALLLGVDGEEEGDTKGSWMVTDDDDLAEDSGADLIIQQVDDSDEDLQ; encoded by the exons ATGCTCAGTTGCTGTAG GCAACCTCAGAGATGGTTCAACACTGCTGACATCACCGTGGctcaccaaaacaacttgcTCAAGCAACTTAACCAGCAGCGACGCCAAGAGCTTTTCTGTGACTGCAATGTGCTGGTGGAGGGCCAGCTCTTCAGGGCCCACCGCAATGTCTTGTTTGCCAGCAGCGGCTACTTCCGCATGCTGCTGTCCCAGGGGCCGGATGGGCTGTCCGACTCTGTCAACGCTACCTTTGATGTCTTCAGCCCTGAGACTTTCACCGTCATCCTTGATTTCATCTACTCTGGGCAGCTTGACCTCTCCAGTCACAATGTGATTGAGGTGATGTCTGCAGCCAGCTATTTGCAGATGAACAATGTCATCAGCTATTGCAAGAACTTCATAAAATCTTCCTTGGACATCAGTGTAAAAGATGAAGACAGTGAACGATGCCACAGCTTGTCTGAGACCTGCAGTTTCACCAGTGGAACAGGAGAAGAGAcctcagagcagcagcagcagggcccCTGCTCTGTCAGCCCACCACCAGCTCTTTGGACCCGGGACAACTCTAGATCCCAATCTGGCTTCATGGGGAAGGAGTCAGACCAAGAGACAATTGCCCAATCCCTAAATACGAACCCAAATAGCCCTACTGATGACATTAATGCAGAAGCAGATGACCTGCAGGACCCTCAGGATCCTCTCTACACTTTGCCAGTCACAGAGCGGCGGCGAGGTAAAGGGGGAACCAAGAGGAGAACACCCTACAGCACCCGCTCAAACCAGCATGAAGACTTGGCCATTGAGGAGGCAAGGTCACAGAAAGCTGAAAAAGCGGAGGAGCTATATGCTACTTTACCGTCTATCGTGGGAGTTATTGGACATTTTAATAAAG ACTCCAACCCCATTATGCGCTTCAAGTGCCCCTTCTGCACACACACCGTGAAGAGGAAGGCAGATCTGAAGCGTCATTTGCGCTGTCACACTGGGGAGAGGCCATACCCCTGTCAGGCCTGCAATAAACGCTTTACTCGCCTGGAGCATCTTCGTAGCCATTTTGAAACA ATCCATCAAGCCAGGAAGCTGGTGTGCAGGAAGTGTAAATGTCAAGTGACAGAGGAGACCGGTCATGTGGTGTGTGAGGGCACACGACGCTATCGCATGTGCGCCACATGCATCCAGGAAGTGGGTTGTGACGAGATACCCATGGACAGTCTAGAGGGGACAAATGATGAGCCGGCCCTGTTACTGGGGGTggacggggaggaggagggggacaccAAGGGCAGCTGGATGGTAACAGATGATGATGACCTGGCTGAAGACTCGGGGGCTGACCTCATCATCCAACAAGTTGACGACAGTGATGAAGATCTGCAATGA
- the zbtb8a gene encoding zinc finger and BTB domain-containing protein 8A isoform X4, translating to MLLSQGPDGLSDSVNATFDVFSPETFTVILDFIYSGQLDLSSHNVIEVMSAASYLQMNNVISYCKNFIKSSLDISVKDEDSERCHSLSETCSFTSGTGEETSEQQQQGPCSVSPPPALWTRDNSRSQSGFMGKESDQETIAQSLNTNPNSPTDDINAEADDLQDPQDPLYTLPVTERRRGKGGTKRRTPYSTRSNQHEDLAIEEARSQKAEKAEELYATLPSIVGVIGHFNKDSNPIMRFKCPFCTHTVKRKADLKRHLRCHTGERPYPCQACNKRFTRLEHLRSHFETIHQARKLVCRKCKCQVTEETGHVVCEGTRRYRMCATCIQEVGCDEIPMDSLEGTNDEPALLLGVDGEEEGDTKGSWMVTDDDDLAEDSGADLIIQQVDDSDEDLQ from the exons ATGCTGCTGTCCCAGGGGCCGGATGGGCTGTCCGACTCTGTCAACGCTACCTTTGATGTCTTCAGCCCTGAGACTTTCACCGTCATCCTTGATTTCATCTACTCTGGGCAGCTTGACCTCTCCAGTCACAATGTGATTGAGGTGATGTCTGCAGCCAGCTATTTGCAGATGAACAATGTCATCAGCTATTGCAAGAACTTCATAAAATCTTCCTTGGACATCAGTGTAAAAGATGAAGACAGTGAACGATGCCACAGCTTGTCTGAGACCTGCAGTTTCACCAGTGGAACAGGAGAAGAGAcctcagagcagcagcagcagggcccCTGCTCTGTCAGCCCACCACCAGCTCTTTGGACCCGGGACAACTCTAGATCCCAATCTGGCTTCATGGGGAAGGAGTCAGACCAAGAGACAATTGCCCAATCCCTAAATACGAACCCAAATAGCCCTACTGATGACATTAATGCAGAAGCAGATGACCTGCAGGACCCTCAGGATCCTCTCTACACTTTGCCAGTCACAGAGCGGCGGCGAGGTAAAGGGGGAACCAAGAGGAGAACACCCTACAGCACCCGCTCAAACCAGCATGAAGACTTGGCCATTGAGGAGGCAAGGTCACAGAAAGCTGAAAAAGCGGAGGAGCTATATGCTACTTTACCGTCTATCGTGGGAGTTATTGGACATTTTAATAAAG ACTCCAACCCCATTATGCGCTTCAAGTGCCCCTTCTGCACACACACCGTGAAGAGGAAGGCAGATCTGAAGCGTCATTTGCGCTGTCACACTGGGGAGAGGCCATACCCCTGTCAGGCCTGCAATAAACGCTTTACTCGCCTGGAGCATCTTCGTAGCCATTTTGAAACA ATCCATCAAGCCAGGAAGCTGGTGTGCAGGAAGTGTAAATGTCAAGTGACAGAGGAGACCGGTCATGTGGTGTGTGAGGGCACACGACGCTATCGCATGTGCGCCACATGCATCCAGGAAGTGGGTTGTGACGAGATACCCATGGACAGTCTAGAGGGGACAAATGATGAGCCGGCCCTGTTACTGGGGGTggacggggaggaggagggggacaccAAGGGCAGCTGGATGGTAACAGATGATGATGACCTGGCTGAAGACTCGGGGGCTGACCTCATCATCCAACAAGTTGACGACAGTGATGAAGATCTGCAATGA
- the zbtb8a gene encoding zinc finger and BTB domain-containing protein 8A isoform X1, producing the protein MLCACRISQFVAVNLALQGRKSLHFSNVSKRIANHMLCHALAQYFFFFAEDRKCGSVIFVSCRQPQRWFNTADITVAHQNNLLKQLNQQRRQELFCDCNVLVEGQLFRAHRNVLFASSGYFRMLLSQGPDGLSDSVNATFDVFSPETFTVILDFIYSGQLDLSSHNVIEVMSAASYLQMNNVISYCKNFIKSSLDISVKDEDSERCHSLSETCSFTSGTGEETSEQQQQGPCSVSPPPALWTRDNSRSQSGFMGKESDQETIAQSLNTNPNSPTDDINAEADDLQDPQDPLYTLPVTERRRGKGGTKRRTPYSTRSNQHEDLAIEEARSQKAEKAEELYATLPSIVGVIGHFNKDSNPIMRFKCPFCTHTVKRKADLKRHLRCHTGERPYPCQACNKRFTRLEHLRSHFETIHQARKLVCRKCKCQVTEETGHVVCEGTRRYRMCATCIQEVGCDEIPMDSLEGTNDEPALLLGVDGEEEGDTKGSWMVTDDDDLAEDSGADLIIQQVDDSDEDLQ; encoded by the exons ATGTTGTGTGCGTGTAGAATCAGTCAATTTGTAGCTGTTAATTTAGCTCTGCAAGGAAGAAAGTCACTCCATTTCAGCAATGTGTCTAAAAGAATTGCAAATCATATGTTATGTCATGCTCTTgcacaatacttttttttctttgctgaaGACAGAAAGTGTGGTTCTGTTATTTTTGTCTCCTGCAGGCAACCTCAGAGATGGTTCAACACTGCTGACATCACCGTGGctcaccaaaacaacttgcTCAAGCAACTTAACCAGCAGCGACGCCAAGAGCTTTTCTGTGACTGCAATGTGCTGGTGGAGGGCCAGCTCTTCAGGGCCCACCGCAATGTCTTGTTTGCCAGCAGCGGCTACTTCCGCATGCTGCTGTCCCAGGGGCCGGATGGGCTGTCCGACTCTGTCAACGCTACCTTTGATGTCTTCAGCCCTGAGACTTTCACCGTCATCCTTGATTTCATCTACTCTGGGCAGCTTGACCTCTCCAGTCACAATGTGATTGAGGTGATGTCTGCAGCCAGCTATTTGCAGATGAACAATGTCATCAGCTATTGCAAGAACTTCATAAAATCTTCCTTGGACATCAGTGTAAAAGATGAAGACAGTGAACGATGCCACAGCTTGTCTGAGACCTGCAGTTTCACCAGTGGAACAGGAGAAGAGAcctcagagcagcagcagcagggcccCTGCTCTGTCAGCCCACCACCAGCTCTTTGGACCCGGGACAACTCTAGATCCCAATCTGGCTTCATGGGGAAGGAGTCAGACCAAGAGACAATTGCCCAATCCCTAAATACGAACCCAAATAGCCCTACTGATGACATTAATGCAGAAGCAGATGACCTGCAGGACCCTCAGGATCCTCTCTACACTTTGCCAGTCACAGAGCGGCGGCGAGGTAAAGGGGGAACCAAGAGGAGAACACCCTACAGCACCCGCTCAAACCAGCATGAAGACTTGGCCATTGAGGAGGCAAGGTCACAGAAAGCTGAAAAAGCGGAGGAGCTATATGCTACTTTACCGTCTATCGTGGGAGTTATTGGACATTTTAATAAAG ACTCCAACCCCATTATGCGCTTCAAGTGCCCCTTCTGCACACACACCGTGAAGAGGAAGGCAGATCTGAAGCGTCATTTGCGCTGTCACACTGGGGAGAGGCCATACCCCTGTCAGGCCTGCAATAAACGCTTTACTCGCCTGGAGCATCTTCGTAGCCATTTTGAAACA ATCCATCAAGCCAGGAAGCTGGTGTGCAGGAAGTGTAAATGTCAAGTGACAGAGGAGACCGGTCATGTGGTGTGTGAGGGCACACGACGCTATCGCATGTGCGCCACATGCATCCAGGAAGTGGGTTGTGACGAGATACCCATGGACAGTCTAGAGGGGACAAATGATGAGCCGGCCCTGTTACTGGGGGTggacggggaggaggagggggacaccAAGGGCAGCTGGATGGTAACAGATGATGATGACCTGGCTGAAGACTCGGGGGCTGACCTCATCATCCAACAAGTTGACGACAGTGATGAAGATCTGCAATGA